TTACCTTTACAGATAGCTCTCCTACTTTTGTTTTAAATGCTTCCCCAGAAACACCAACAATGTCCCCAATATCAATTGAGTTAAAAATAGCATACTGTTCTTCTCCGACTGCATCTTTACGAACATAGATTTGAACTTGACCAGTTAAATCTTGAATATGAGCAAAGCCCGCCTTACCTTTCCCACGCTTCGTCATGATTCTTCCTGCAATCGTTACAATATTACCTTGTTCTTCCAAATCTTCTTTTGATATCTCACCGTATTGCTCTTGCATTTCAGTTGCCGTGTGGCTACGCTCAAACTTACCACCAAAAGGATCGACTCCTTGCTCTTGCAAATTTTTGAGCTTGTCCCTTCGTACAGTTAACTGATCATTAAACTCTAACTCTTCACTCATTTGATCAACTCCATTAATATTTTATTTTAATAAATTTATGTAGAAAAACTGCCAGTGATACGTACTGGCAGTAGCTAATTCTCAGAGGCATTATAAGAAAAACAGTATAAGAAAGTCAAACATTAAATACTCATTTAGTTGATTAGATAGCGTCAGTTGTCACAACTGCTCTCGCTTCAACTTCATCTACAAATGCATATAACGATGAATATACATCATCACGAGTTTCAAATGAGTTAATTTGATTTCTCACATGAGAGTTTCCTCTCATACCTTTTAAATACCACGCCGCATGTTTACGCATTTCACGTACAGCTACATGCTCACCTTTTAAATCAATTAATCGGTCTAAGTGAATCATACAGACATCAATTTTTTCACGTGTTCCTGGCTCAGGATGTAACTTACCCGTTTCCAAATAATGGACCGTTCGATATAGCATCCATGGGTTTCCTAAAGCCGCTCGACCAATCATTACACCATCGACACCAGTTGTATCTAACATTTTTCTTGCATCCTCTGGAGTTTTTACGTCTCCATTTCCGATAACAGGAATGGAAACTGCTTCTTTTACATCTTTAAGGATATCCCAATTTGCTGTTCCTTCATACATCTGCACTCTCGTACGTCCATGAACAGCAACAGCGCTACCTCCTGCACGTTCAACTGCACGTGCATTTTCGACTGCATAAATATGTTCCTCATCCCAACCAATTCTCATCTTAACTGTTACAGGTTTGTCTACTGCTTCAACAACAGCTGATACCATATCATATATTTTATTAGGGTCTAATAACCATCTTGCACCCGCATCACATTTTGTAATTTTCGGTACAGGACAACCCATATTGATATCAATAATGTCTGCATTTGTATTTTTATCAACGAACTTTGCCGCTTCAACTAATGTTGACTTTTCACCACCAAAAATTTGTAGGCTAAGAGGCTTTTCTCTCTCATCAACATAAAGCATATTTAATGACTTTTCATTTTTATGCAAGATCGCTTTGTCGCTTACCATCTCTGCACAGACTAATCCTGCACCAAACTCAACGGCAATTAAACGGAATGCCGGATTACAAACACCTGCCATCGGAGCAAGGACTACTGGATTCTTTAATGCAACATCACGTATTTTTAACATTATTTTTTCACCTCCGTAAAAGACGTTCCTTATTTATCCGATAGTAGTTCTTCCCTACTAATATTTAATACTGAGACAATTTGGTCTACCAATTCTTCTTTTGGTACTCGATTACCTCGTTCAATCTCACCTAAGACAGAAACGGAAACTCCAATTGCTTTTGCAAAACTCTCTTGCGTATGGCCTTTCAATTTTCGAAAAGCCCGAATTCGCCTTCCCCAGAGCGCCTCTTCCATAGCCTTACACCTTCTTTATCTGTAAGCTGTTTATAGACAAGCTTAATTGGTTTATTAAGATGAACAAAATAAAGTGATGGTTGGATTTCTTGTAAAGGAATAATGACAAATCCTCTTTCGTTCATCCGTGGATGTGGTATTGATAAATCATCCACCTTAATATTCTCTTGATTATAGAGCAAAATGTCAAGATCCAATGTTCGGGGACCCCAACGAATCACTCTTTTACGATTTGCATCATTCTCAATTTTTTGAGCTACTCTTAGCAGTTCCATTGGCAAAAGGCTTGTCTTTACTTGAACGACTAAATTCAAGAAATGCTCTTGTTCTGTATAACCAATAGGCGCAGTTTCATAAATAGAAGATACTTCCATCACTTCAATTTGTTCGTGTTCAGATAATTCTCTAAGCCCAAACTGTAAATAGCCGTCTCTTTTTTCGATATTTGACCCTAACGAGATAAGCGCTTCGTTGTTCATCTTGTACGACTAATCTCCACAGCTACTGATTCATAGTGACCTGGGATTGGTGGGTTTGGCTTTGTCACTTTTACAGTACATTCTTTAATCAAAACAAATTCAGAAAGAATGGAGTTCGCAATTGTCTCTGCTACTGCTTCAATTAAATCAAATGCTTTCCCTTCAACAATTTGCTTTACTAATTGGTAAACATCCGCATAATTTACAGTCTTACTTAAATCATCTGTTACGCCAGCACCATGTAAATCCACGCTTAAAGTTAAATCAACCATATAACGTTGTCCTAGTGTTTTTTCCTCAGAAAAAACACCGTGATATCCGTAGAATTGTAGCTGGTGCATATATATCTTATCCATGCTGCATCCCCTTCCCAAGCATAACATCCATCATTTTTGCCATTCTTTTCATTTCTAGTACATCATGTACACGAATAATTTGACACCCTTTTGAGATTCCAAGGCAAATCGATGCTCCTGTTCCTTCTACTCTTTCATCAACAGGTAAATCAAGTGCCTTTGCTATGAATGATTTTCTTGATGTAGCCAACAGTACTGGATAGCCTAATACATGTAGTTCATCAAGTCTTCGCATCACTTCTAGATTATTTTCATAAGTTTTGGCAAATCCAATGCCCGGATCTATAATAATGTTTTTTTCTTCGACTCCTGCTTCTTTACATAGCGAAATACTTTCTTCTAAATCGTTTAGCATATCTGAAATTATATCGGTATAGTTCTTATTTTCACGATTATGCATAAGAATAATCGGAACACCATAGTGTGCAGCGACATTTGCCATTTCAGGATCTGCCTTTGCACCCCAAACATCATTAATAATTGATGCCCCCGCTTCAATTGCTTGTTTCGCTACCTCTGCTTTATACGTATCAATAGAGATAGGAACATCAACATGCTCTGAAATCGCTTTAATAATCGGAATTACTCGTCGTAGCTCTTCCTCTAATTGGACCTTATCTGAACCCGGCCTAGTAGATTCACCACCTACGTCAATAATATCCGCTCCATCACGTACCATTTTTTTTGCATGTCTTACGGCTACGTCTACCTCATTAAACTGGCCACCATCGGAGAATGAATCTGGCGTTGCATTCAAGATGCCCATGATATGAGTCCTTTGATTAAAGTTATATTGATTATCTTTGTTATTTACTGCTTTAGTAATAATCATTGCCTACACCTCTTTTTTAAACCATTATTTCTCCCTTACTCCATAGCTTTTCCCGATACTCTCTATACTCCATTTGTAACATGTTACCTATTGAATTTTCTTTAGTAGGAAGCTTTTTTTCATTTATATGAGAAAGGCTAATTACTTCCTGAATTGAATTAGTAACGAATGCCTCATCCGCTTCTAAAAGGTTCTCTACAGGGAATTCTCCCACAATACACCGAAAACCATTTTTCTCTAATATAGCCAGAACAAATCGTCTTGTAATCCCGTCCAATATTCCAGTATCTAAGGACGGAGTGTACACTTTATTTTCTTTTAACCAAAATAAATTAGAAACGATCCCTTCAGCTAGAAACCCTTCTTTTGTAAGGAAAATGCCCTCTACATCTGTAGCGTCACCAATTTCTCTTTTACCTAGAATTGAGTTTAAATAGTGGTGAGATTTAAGTCTATTTTGACCTTCTGGAGTGTTACGTCTTATATTAAGGACTTGGCCTTTTTTTACTGTTGCCATGTTATCCAGAATTGATTTCATATACACAGTCGTAGTAGGTTGAGTGTACTTTTCTGTGTGAAGACCTAAGATACTAGGACCTGCCGAGACATTCCAACGAACATAGGCATTTTGTAAACCATTTACATTCAGCAAATCCTGTAGGATAGTTAAGACATCCTGTTTTGAGTAGTCCCATGCTATTCCTAACTGTTCTAAACTGTTTTGCAAACGAAGAAAATGGTCATCCAATAAAAATGGATGACCATTGTAAATACGAAATGTTTCAAAGACGCCTAGTCCGTACATAAATCCATGGTCAAAGGGTGAAATTGTTGCCTGTTCTTCCGAGACAATATTTCCATTTAGATAGATGTACATGATACGTTCTTCTCCCCATACTGTTCAATGAAATTGCGCAAGAGCTTCTTTCCATCTGTCGTCATAATGGACTCAGGATGGAATTGAACTCCTTCTATTGATAGGGATTTATGGCGAATGGCCATAATATCCCCTTTACTTGTTTCAGCCGTTATTTCAAAGCAATCTGGAAGTGTTTCTCTTTTAACAATTAATGAATGATACCTCGTTGCTGTAAATGGTGATTCAATCCCTTGAAAAATAGTCTTTTCATCATGAGTAATTTCAGATGTTTTACCGTGCATTAATTCATCAGCACGAACAACATCTCCACCAAATACTTGTGCAATTGATTGATGCCCAAGACAAACACCAAAAATCGGAATTTTGCCGGCGAAATAACGAATTGCTTCCATACTAATTCCTGCTTCATTAGGGCTACAAGGGCCTGGCGAAATCATTAAATACGTCGGAGCTAACTCCTCAATTTCAGCAATTGTAATTTGGTCATTTCGCTTTACAACAAGTTCCTGACCCATTTCACCTAAATATTGAACCAGATTGTACGTAAAAGAATCATAGTTATCAATCATTAATATCATTTCAATTTCCTCCTCAGCTCATCTTCACTTTTCTTTTCTAAGCTCATCTTCACTTAATTCCTTTGCTTTCCATACAGCTCTTGCCTTCTTTAATGATTCTTTAAATTCAGCAACTGGATTGGAATCAATAACAACACCAGCACCCGCTTGGATATAGGCCATTCCTTGCTGTGCAAGCAACGTCCTTATGACTATATTAAGTTCCATATCGCCATTAAATCCGATCCAACCAATTGAGCCTGTATAGATTCCCCTTCTCACCGGTTCTAGTTCTTCAATGATTTCCATAGTTCTCACTTTCGGTGCACCAGTAATTGTTCCACCGGGGAAGGTCGCTTTAATTATATCGTATAAATCGTTTCCGCGCGCTAATTTCCCACGAACATTTGATACAATGTGCATTACATGTGAGTATTTTTCAATCACCATAAGCTCATTTACTTCTACTGTACCATATTCACAAACCCGACCTAAATCATTACGCTCAAGATCAACGAGCATCACATGCTCTGCTCTTTCTTTCTCGTTCTCAATTAACGTCTTTGCCAGTCTTTCATCCTCTTCATCATTCTTCCCTCTTGACCGCGTTCCAGCTATTGGACGAGTACTAACATCGTCTCCTTGCTTTTTTACAAGAAGCTCTGGCGAACCAGATACGATTTGAAACTCTGGTGTTTGTAGGTAAGCCATATAAGGTGATGGATTAAACTCTCTCAGCTTCTCATAAATATGAAGTGGTTCTGTTTGTAACTTCTTCGCTTGCCTAACAGAAAGATTTACTTGAAACACATCACCAGCGGAAATGTAATTTCTAATTCTTTCAACTGCGTCACCGAATTCTCCTTCAGAAAAAGAAGTTTGAAGCTCATCCTCTTCAAGCTCATAATCGTAGTTCCACTGCCACTCGGAGGAAGTTGACGTCCATTCCTTTTCAAAGGTAAAAAGGCGTTCTTTCGTTACCTGTTCTTCTTCCTTTAATGTATATGACATCGCCCACATTTCTTTCTCATGATGGTCGTAAACAAAGAATTCATCAAAGACAAGAAAGTATAAATCATATGTGTTTAAATCGTCTTTACTTTGTTCAGGTAGTGACTCGATTTGTCTAACAAGATCATAACTAATAAAACCAATCGCTCCACCTTGAAAAGGAGGAATATCATTAATAGTAGGTGCGTCAAATGCTGACATCCAATCGCGCATTAGTGAAAGAAGTTCGCCTTCTTTTACCTCACTTTGCTCTTCCTGAATAACTTCTAGTCGATTATTTTTTCCCTTTAAAACAGCAAAAGGTTTCATTCCAAGAATGCTGTATTGCCCACCTCGTCCACTTTCTAAAAGTACGTGATGAGGTTCATTTTTTGATAAATATTTATACCGTTCAAACCAAGCAATTTCTTCTAAAGAGAATCTCCTGACTAGGAGGCTTCGCTTTGTTGGGTTCGTCATTGTGTCATTCTTTTGAAGCAATCTTGTCACACTCCCCAAAGCACATTTCTTACCGTTATTCTATCATTAACTTTCAATTTTAAAAAGCAATCCCTCATTTTTGAGAGATTGCTCTATTATGCTTTATTCGTCAAATTGATATAAAGGTGTACTTAAGTAACGCTCACCATTACTTGGAATGATTGCTACTACTTTCTTCCCTTTTCCTAGCTTCTCAGCCACTTGAAGTGCTGCATATATTGCTGCACCTGATGAAATTCCACCTAGAATTCCTTCTTCTTTCGCTGCACGACGAGCATATTCAAACGCTTGATCATTTGTTACCTTAATAACCTCATCATATACTTCTGTATTCAAGATACTTGGAACAAATCCAGCCCCAATACCTTGGATTTTATGTGGTCCAGGATTTCCACCTGATAATACAGGAGAATCAGCAGGTTCTACTGCAACAACTTTTAATTCTGGGAAATTTTCTTTAAGTAGTCCACCAGCACCTGTGATTGTTCCACCAGTACCAATACCAGAAACAAATGCGTCAATTTGTCCATCTACTTGCTCTAAAAGCTCTTTCCCAGTCGTTTCACGGTGAATCTTTGGATTTGCTTCATTTTCAAATTGCTGCGGCATGAAGTATCCATTTTCTTTAGATAGCTCAGTAGCTTTGCGAATTGCTCCACCCATTCCTTCTGGTCCTGGTGTTAATACAAGCTCTGCACCATAAGCACGTAGTAAGTTACGACGCTCTAAACTCATCGTCTCAGGCATTACAAGCTTTGTACGATATCCTTTTGCAGCTGCTACCATTGCAAGCCCGATACCAGTGTTTCCACTCGTAGGTTCTACAATTGTATCGCCTTCCTTAAGAGCTCCACTTTTTTCTGCAGCTTCGATCATCGCAAATGCGATACGGTCTTTAACGCTACTACCTGGGTTCATATATTCTAGTTTTAAATAAATATCAGCATGGTCCTCTGAACTTAAACGATTTAATTTTACTAACGGAGTTTTACCAATTAATTCAGTGATTGAATTTGCAACTGTCATTTTTGCTCCCCCTTAATACCGAGTAATTTTATTGGTTTTGTTAAGATTATAGTATCAGAGGTTTTCAGATTAGTCAATAAGATTTTTTAATAATTTTCCAATTGTGAACTTTTTTATCAAAACATCAGTTTTCTAAAGCAACTCTTCTAGCTCTTCCTTTGTAAAAACGTATTGTTCATTACAAAAGTGACATGTCGTTTCTGCTCCACCATCTTCTTCTATCATTGCTTTTATTTCAGCCTCCCCAAGGGAAATGATTGCATTCGCAATTCTTTCTTTGGAACAATTACAAGAAAATGAGACGTTCATTTTATCTAAAATCTTTACATTGTCTTCTCCTAGTAGTGCAAATAATATTTCTTCAGGTGTCATACCAGTTTCAATTAGCTTTGAAATAGGAGGGATTGTAGACAACCTCTGTTCAATTGTTTCAATAACTAAATCATCCGCCCCAGGCATTAGCTGAATAATAAACCCACCGGCTGCTAATATAGAGTTATCTGGATTCACAAGTACACCTACTCCTACAGAAGAAGGAGTTTGTTCAGACGATACAAAATAATACGTAAAGTCTTCACCTAGTTCACCTGAAACTAGAGGTACACTACCTGTAAAATGATCTCTCATTCCTAAATCTTTCACAACTGATAGATATCCATTTATCCCTACTGCGCGAGCCACATCTAGCTTTCCGTGTTCATTTAAGTCAAAATGAACCTGTGGGTTGCCTAAGTACCCTCTTGTTTCACCTAATGCATTACTATCAGCAATAATAGCCCCAACAGGTCCTCCACCTTCTACTTTTACTGTAAGCTTATCGTCACCCTTTAACATACAGCCCATCATGGTACTCGCAGTCATCGCTCTTCCTAATGCCGCTGCCGCTGTCGGCCACGCCCCATGTCTACGTACTGCCTCATTAATCATGTTTGTTGTTTTTACTGCATATGCTCTTACCTTTCCATCAAAGGCAATTCCTTTTACTAAATAATCTGTCATACTTATCTTCCTTTCTTTTCTCAAAAAAATAAAACTAAAGAACTCTAATGTAACACTGACTTGTTCTTTATACGCTTTCTTGTAGAAACCAATAACTTTACTTCATTGTTACGAGGCTTAGTCATAAGACTACTCCCTTAAACGTAGGTCACTGAAAAAGTACCAAATAGATGATTCAAGAAGCGGTAATGGCTTCGCACGTTGCGAGCACGCTACGAGAAAACCACTCGAAGCATGCTTTTAAAAAGAGGCAACGGCTACGCGCATTACTTTAAGAAGAATAAAAAGGGAAAACCACACTTTTTTATACCCTTCTTAAACGAAGAAAGCAAATTCATCAAATTGGAATTTGCTTGTCCTTCTTATTATTCACAGTTTTTCATATAAATCATCAATAGTCCTCGTAATGTTAGAAACGGGTCTACTATATCGATTGTTGTTGACTCTTTTGCAATTAAGGAGGCAAGTCCACCTGTAGCAATTACAGTCGGTTCAACATCTGATTGCTCTTTCATACGAGAAACAATGCCGTCTACTTGCCCGACATACCCGTAAAAAATACCCGCTTGCATCGCATTGACAGTATTTTTACCGACAACTTGAGTTGGTTTTGTAATTTCAATTCTTGGTAGCTTCGATGCTCTTGTATATAGCGCCTCTGTTGAGATACCAATGCCAGGGGCAATAGCTCCACCAAGATATTGCTTCTCTTCGTTAATAAAGCAATATGTAGTCGCTGTACCAAAGTCTACAATAATGAGAGGAGCACCGTATTGGTCGATGGCTGCAACTGCATTTACGATACGGTCAGCACCTACTTCTTTCGGGTTATCATATTTAATGTTAAGCCCTGTTTTGATTCCTGGACCTATAACTAAAGGAGTCGTATGGAAGTATTTTTTACACATTTTCTCGAGACCAAACATAATTGGTGGAACTACAGAAGAAATAATAATTCCATTCACATCAGAAAGTTGAATTCCTTCATGTGAAAACAAATCCTTCACGATCATTCCATATTCATCTTCTGTCTTCTCTCTACTAGTAGCAATGCGCCAATGGTATTTTAATTCTTCTCCATCATACACGCCCAAAACTATATTCGTATTTCCAACATCAATGACAAAAATCATCTTATTCTCACCACAGCTCTATATTTTCTTTTTAACGATCTCATTATTACTTAAAAAAAATAGGATGTCTATTTAGACATCCTATTTTCTTAACAATTATTTATCCGTTTTGTTCTCATCTGAAGAGGATGCTTGTTCAGGATCCTCAGATGAAGATTCTTCATCTTTTTTCGAATTAATGTTCACTTTAACATCAGAAGCCTCAGCCTGTTTACCATCTTTCACTAAGTTTGTATGATGATTCTCAGGAAGTTTTCCTTCATTAATTAGTGACTTAATTTGTTCCGCATCTAGAGTTTCTAAATCTAGAAGAGTTTTCGCTACAAGTTCAAGACTATCTTTATTTTCAATTAAAATCTGTTTACAACGCTCATAACATTCTTTAATTATTGCTTGAACTTCTAGGTCAATTACATAGGCAATCTGGTCACTATAGCTTTGTTCGTTTTGAATGTCTCGACCAAGGAACACCTGACCACCAGATCCAGATACAAATTGCATTGGTCCTATTTTTTCACTCATCCCGAACTCTGTAACCATTTTACGGGCAATACCAGTTGCTCTTTGGAAGTCATTATGTGCTCCGGTACTTACTTCACCGAATATTACTTCTTCAGCAACCCGACCACCTAATAAACCAATAATCTTATCAAGCAGTTCTGGCTTAGTCATAAAGTAACGATCTTCTTTAGGAAGCATAACAGCGTATCCTCCTGCTTGCCCACGAGGAATAATGGTTACTTTATGTACCATATCTGCGTTTTCAAGTTTCACACCGACAACTGTGTGTCCTGCTTCATGATAAGCAACAATGTTTCTTTCTTTAGGAGAAATCACTCGACTACTCTTAGCAGGTCCAGCAATTACACGGTCAATCGCTTCTTCAATATCAACCATATTTACTTCTTTTTTATCTTTTCTTGCTGCAACTAGGGCTGCCTCATTTAATAAATTTTCTAAGTCAGCACCTGAGAATCCAGGAGTACGTGTTGCAATCGTTTTTAAGTTTACATCGTCACCTAATGGTTTGTTACGAGCATGAACTTTCATGATCGCTTCACGACCGATAACATCAGGGCGACCAACCATAATTTGACGGTCAAAACGACCAGGACGTAATAATGCAGGGTCTAAAATATCACGACGGTTTGTTGCCGCAATAATAATGATTCCTTCGTTCGCACTGAAACCATCCATCTCAACTAGTAATTGGTTTAATGTTTGTTCACGCTCATCGTGACCACCACCAAGACCAGCACCACGTTGACGACCTACTGCATCAATTTCATCAATAAAGATTATACAAGGAGCATTCTTCTTAGCATTTTCAAATAAATCACGTACCCTTGAAGCACCGACCCCTACGAACATTTCAACAAAGTCAGAACCACTGATTGAGAAGAATGGAACACCAGCTTCTCCAGCTACAGCACGTGCAAGTAATGTTTTACCTGTACCAGGAGGACCCTCTAAAAGTACCCCTTTAGGAATTCGTGCACCAATGGCTGAGAATTTACGAGGATCTTTTAAGAATTCTACTACCTCTACAAGTTCTTGCTTCTCTTCATCAGCACCCGCTACGTCGTTAAATTTTGCTTTCTTCTTATCATCTTGAACAACCTTGGCTTTACTCTTACCAAAGTTCATCACACGGCTTCCTCCACCTTGTGCTTGACTTAACAAGAAGAAGAAAAGGATGAAGATGATGATAAACGGAATAATTGACGTAAAGAATGTTACCCAGCCACTTGCTTCATCAGCAGGCTGCATATCAAACGATAATGGTTGACCACCTGGTCCTGTGGCAGCAAGTAAGTCTTCAACTACCTGTTCCGTCCTAGGAATGTAGGTTATGAAGCGGTCACCCTCTTCAAGTGTAGTTAATTCACCAGTAACTAAATATACTTGTCGCTCTGGCTTCATAGCAATAGATGTTACTTGATTATTTTCTAAATGGGATTGGAACTGATCAAGAGTCAGTTGTTCCGTTTCTACCTGGTCTCCAGTAAAGAAACTCACTATCCCAACAATGACTAAAAAGATTAACAAATAAAAGATTGTATTACGAAAAATCCGATTCATTCCGTACCTCCTCCCACGTTCATTCACAACTTAAATTATAGTATCATAAATGGCACTTTATTCAAACTATTTACCCTCATATACCTCAGGCTTCAGCACACCGATATACGGTAGATTTCTATATCGCTCTGCATAGTCTAACCCGTAACCTACAACAAATGCATCCGGTACTGTAAAACCAGCAATATCAGGAACCAAATCAACTTTACGCCCATCTGGTTTGTCAAGCAATGTTACGATTTTTACTGTTTTTGCCTTGCGATAATGGAATAGCTTAACTAAATAACTAAGTGTTAATCCACTATCTATAATATCTTCTACAATAAGTACGTCACGTCCTTCAACAGAAGTGTCTAAATCTTTAATAATTTTCACTTCACCAGATGAGACCATTCCGTCACCGTAGCTAGATACATCCATAAAGTCCATTTCAAGATGCGTATCAATTCGTTTTGATAAATCTGCCATAAAAGGCATTGCACCCTTTAATACTCCAATAACTAAAGGAAATGAATCCTTATATTCCTCTGTTATTTGTCGTCCAATGTCTAAAACCTTTGCCTGAATTTCTTCTTCTGAGATTAATACTTCTTTAATATCTTCTTTCATGGTAGTTTAAATTACCCTCCTGTTTATATGGCTGAGAAGTCATGTTGCTATTAGCAATTAGTACTTTTAGGCTCAAACCTTAATACTAAATACTTTTTCGTTTGTTCAGTTACTACTGCTGTAGATGAGCGACTTAGTAGTGGTACCCAAAGTATTCTACCAGAATTATCAACAATAATTGGCCACATCGCTCGCTCCATCTTACCAACCTTTTTATCAATAAAAATTCTGTTGATTTTCTTCGTACCCGACATACCGACTTGTTTGATACGATCACCTGGTTTCTTCGTCCGTATTGTTAATGGAAGTTCTATTTGCTCCATATCACAGACAAAACAAAGCTCATTACTATTTCTTTCCGGTAATTGTTCTAGGACCTCAACGCTAATTTTCCCCAAATTAAGATGAACCATGCCAGGAACCGTAAGAATTTCTTCATATTCTTGTATGTCATCATCTGGTACAAGCGAAAACAGACAGTTTCCATAGGAACGCTTCACTTGTAATCCATTAGGGAGATCAACTCGTCCAGAAACATTTTTCTCCTTAAGAAGTTGGGATACTGCTTCAATATGTATTGACGTAACAACAATTGGTGAATTTTTCCCGTAAAGATATCTTAATATTAGATGAATCACCCTTCTTTGTAAAGGGATCGCAATATCGTTAAAGGATTGTACACAAACAGAGACTTGGTCAGGCACTTCTTTTAAAATTATTCTCTGTTTCTCTTTAACTGTTAACTCCTCTAAAAAATGTTCATCTTCTGTAATCCATTCGCTCTTTTTTTGAAATTGGAGATGGACTTTGGGATTCTCCTCTTTAAGTATAGGAAGAATATGATTTCGAAAACGGTTCCTTATGTATGCATCAGTTTTATTCGTCTCGTCAATTCTAGGATTTAGTAAAAACCGCTCACAATATTCTTCAATTTCTTTTTTTGTTATTTCTAAAAAAGGGCGAATGATTTCACCAGTAGCAAATGGACGACTTACAGGAATACCCGCTGATCCAAATCCATACGTACCTCTTACTTGCTTCATCAACATCGTTTCTACTTGATCATCACCATGATGAGCGAGGGCTAAGTAGTCTCCTTGATACTTTATCATAACATCAGAAAAGAATTGATACCTACACTCTCTGGCGGCCATTTGACTGCTAAGTTGTTTTTCTTTTTGATATGCTTTTACATCAACTTGTATTCCTTCAAATTCAATTTTTCTCTCAAGGCAGAACTGTTCAACAAATTGATAGTCCGCAT
This portion of the Bacillus sp. FJAT-45350 genome encodes:
- the ftsH gene encoding ATP-dependent zinc metalloprotease FtsH — translated: MNRIFRNTIFYLLIFLVIVGIVSFFTGDQVETEQLTLDQFQSHLENNQVTSIAMKPERQVYLVTGELTTLEEGDRFITYIPRTEQVVEDLLAATGPGGQPLSFDMQPADEASGWVTFFTSIIPFIIIFILFFFLLSQAQGGGSRVMNFGKSKAKVVQDDKKKAKFNDVAGADEEKQELVEVVEFLKDPRKFSAIGARIPKGVLLEGPPGTGKTLLARAVAGEAGVPFFSISGSDFVEMFVGVGASRVRDLFENAKKNAPCIIFIDEIDAVGRQRGAGLGGGHDEREQTLNQLLVEMDGFSANEGIIIIAATNRRDILDPALLRPGRFDRQIMVGRPDVIGREAIMKVHARNKPLGDDVNLKTIATRTPGFSGADLENLLNEAALVAARKDKKEVNMVDIEEAIDRVIAGPAKSSRVISPKERNIVAYHEAGHTVVGVKLENADMVHKVTIIPRGQAGGYAVMLPKEDRYFMTKPELLDKIIGLLGGRVAEEVIFGEVSTGAHNDFQRATGIARKMVTEFGMSEKIGPMQFVSGSGGQVFLGRDIQNEQSYSDQIAYVIDLEVQAIIKECYERCKQILIENKDSLELVAKTLLDLETLDAEQIKSLINEGKLPENHHTNLVKDGKQAEASDVKVNINSKKDEESSSEDPEQASSSDENKTDK
- the hslO gene encoding Hsp33 family molecular chaperone HslO, with the translated sequence MTDYLVKGIAFDGKVRAYAVKTTNMINEAVRRHGAWPTAAAALGRAMTASTMMGCMLKGDDKLTVKVEGGGPVGAIIADSNALGETRGYLGNPQVHFDLNEHGKLDVARAVGINGYLSVVKDLGMRDHFTGSVPLVSGELGEDFTYYFVSSEQTPSSVGVGVLVNPDNSILAAGGFIIQLMPGADDLVIETIEQRLSTIPPISKLIETGMTPEEILFALLGEDNVKILDKMNVSFSCNCSKERIANAIISLGEAEIKAMIEEDGGAETTCHFCNEQYVFTKEELEELL
- a CDS encoding type III pantothenate kinase, encoding MIFVIDVGNTNIVLGVYDGEELKYHWRIATSREKTEDEYGMIVKDLFSHEGIQLSDVNGIIISSVVPPIMFGLEKMCKKYFHTTPLVIGPGIKTGLNIKYDNPKEVGADRIVNAVAAIDQYGAPLIIVDFGTATTYCFINEEKQYLGGAIAPGIGISTEALYTRASKLPRIEITKPTQVVGKNTVNAMQAGIFYGYVGQVDGIVSRMKEQSDVEPTVIATGGLASLIAKESTTIDIVDPFLTLRGLLMIYMKNCE
- the hpt gene encoding hypoxanthine phosphoribosyltransferase is translated as MKEDIKEVLISEEEIQAKVLDIGRQITEEYKDSFPLVIGVLKGAMPFMADLSKRIDTHLEMDFMDVSSYGDGMVSSGEVKIIKDLDTSVEGRDVLIVEDIIDSGLTLSYLVKLFHYRKAKTVKIVTLLDKPDGRKVDLVPDIAGFTVPDAFVVGYGLDYAERYRNLPYIGVLKPEVYEGK
- the cysK gene encoding cysteine synthase A is translated as MTVANSITELIGKTPLVKLNRLSSEDHADIYLKLEYMNPGSSVKDRIAFAMIEAAEKSGALKEGDTIVEPTSGNTGIGLAMVAAAKGYRTKLVMPETMSLERRNLLRAYGAELVLTPGPEGMGGAIRKATELSKENGYFMPQQFENEANPKIHRETTGKELLEQVDGQIDAFVSGIGTGGTITGAGGLLKENFPELKVVAVEPADSPVLSGGNPGPHKIQGIGAGFVPSILNTEVYDEVIKVTNDQAFEYARRAAKEEGILGGISSGAAIYAALQVAEKLGKGKKVVAIIPSNGERYLSTPLYQFDE
- the tilS gene encoding tRNA lysidine(34) synthetase TilS; protein product: MNQTVNQFISNHHLLSDHSTVIVGVSGGPDSLALLHFLWNERTKRKLRIIAAHIDHMFRGETSYADYQFVEQFCLERKIEFEGIQVDVKAYQKEKQLSSQMAARECRYQFFSDVMIKYQGDYLALAHHGDDQVETMLMKQVRGTYGFGSAGIPVSRPFATGEIIRPFLEITKKEIEEYCERFLLNPRIDETNKTDAYIRNRFRNHILPILKEENPKVHLQFQKKSEWITEDEHFLEELTVKEKQRIILKEVPDQVSVCVQSFNDIAIPLQRRVIHLILRYLYGKNSPIVVTSIHIEAVSQLLKEKNVSGRVDLPNGLQVKRSYGNCLFSLVPDDDIQEYEEILTVPGMVHLNLGKISVEVLEQLPERNSNELCFVCDMEQIELPLTIRTKKPGDRIKQVGMSGTKKINRIFIDKKVGKMERAMWPIIVDNSGRILWVPLLSRSSTAVVTEQTKKYLVLRFEPKSTNC